Proteins co-encoded in one Chionomys nivalis chromosome 6, mChiNiv1.1, whole genome shotgun sequence genomic window:
- the LOC130876446 gene encoding 60S ribosomal protein L21-like — translation MTNTKGKKRGTRYMSSRPFRKHGVVPLATYMRIYKKGDIVDIKGMGTVQKGMPHKCYHGKTGRVYNVTQHAVGIIVNKQVKGKILAKRINVRIEHIKHSKSRDSFLKRVKENDQKKKEAKEKGTWVQLKRQPAPPREAHFVRTNGKEPELLEPISYEFMA, via the coding sequence ATGacaaacacaaagggaaagaagaggggcACTCGCTATATGTCCTCTAGGCCCTTTAGGAAACATGGAGTTGTTCCTTTGGCCACGTACATGCGAATCTACAAGAAGGGCGATATTGTAGACATCAAGGGAATGGGCACTGTTCAAAAAGGAATGCCCCATAAATGTTACCATGGCAAAACCGGAAGAGTCTACAATGTCACCCAGCATGCTGTGGGCATCATTGTAAACAAGCAAGTTAAGGGCAAGATTCTTGCCAAGAGAATTAATGTGCGGATTGAACACATCAAGCACTCGAAGagcagagacagcttcctgaagcGGGTGAAGGAGAATgaccagaagaaaaaggaagccaaagagaaGGGCACCTGGGTTCAGCTGAAGCGCCAGCCTGCTCCACCCAGAGAAGCACACTTTGTGAGGACTAACGGGAAGGAGCCTGAGCTGCTGGAGCCCATTTCCTACGAATTCATGGCCTga